AACGGTGGCGCGCAGGGAGGCAAACCTCTCCACGCGTGGACGGGTAGCCCGCAGGGCACGCCGGTCTACGTGAATGCCGCACCGAAATCCGGCCGAACCCGAAGCGTAACGCACTGAAACGTCTACATTCCTGGTATGTGCACAAAGGCGATTGCGCTTGCATCTGCCGAGCGGGTGGGGCCGGCATCTGAAAAAAGGGTCATGGCGGCAGCCGTGAGCAACAGGAGCAGGCCCGCAGATGACAGTTTCATCACATTAATCCTTGCGATCGTGGCCGTCCCCCAGCGCTGTCCGCGAGATACCTGATAAGTTGCAAGGCTCTAAAACGCCGATAATCGCGTGCATAAAATTTTACCGATCGTGCTTTTTTGCTGCCTGCGCAGGCGAAAGGTTGCGCTTGCTCACATGTTGCGGTCTTTTAAAAGCAACTGATTTGAGTGGGAATTTTCGATCGCAGCTGGACAGACGGGCGGATTGACGAACGATCTTGGCTGAGATCCGGCCAACGGACGTTCCGCGTCTCGGGCGATCCGGACACCGGCGGTTTGAAACCTCGGCGGCAATGATGGAGCAAGGCATGAATGACACCTATCCACGCGACATGGTCGGGTATGGGCGTACCCCGCCAGACCCGAAGTGGCCAGGTGGTGCGAAGCTCGCGGTCCAGTTCGTCCTGAATTACGAGGAAGGCGGCGAGAACAACATTCTCCACGGCGATTCCGCATCCGAAGCCTTTCTGTCGGAAATCGTTGGTGCCCAGCCATGGCCTGGCAAGCGGCACTGGAACATGGAATCCATTTACGAATATGGATCGCGAGCGGGATTCTGGCGGCTTTGGCGCCTTTTCACGGAACGCTCCCTACCTGTCACCGTTTTCGGCGTTGCAACCGCCCTGATGCGAAATGGCGAAGCGGTCGCGGCCATGAAGGAGGCCGATTGGGAAATTGCATCGCACGGTCTGAAATGGATCGAGCATGGTGACATGGAGGAAGCCGAGGAACGGCGTCAGATCCGTCAAGCGATCCGCATCCATGAGGAGGTGACCGGTGCACGCCCGCTCGGCTGGTATACCGGACGGTGTTCCATGCAAACGCAGAAGCTGGTGCAGGAGGAGGGCGGATTCCTCTACGATTCCGACAGTTACGCAGACGATTTGCCCTATTGGGTGGACGGGCCCGACGGAGATCATCTCGTCATACCCTACGCGCTCGACACGAATGACATGCGGTTTGCGTCCGCACAGGGCTTCAACTCGGGTGACCAGTTTTTTGCCTATCTGAAAGACGCGTTCGACACGCTGTACGACGAAGGCCGGCGCGGAGCTCCGAAGATGCTGAATGTCGGTCTTCATTGCCGGCTTGTCGGCCGGCCTGGCCGTGTCGCCGCGCTGGCGGGTTTTCTGGATTACATCGCCAGTCATGCCGATGTCTGGATCACGCGCCGCATCGACATCGCCTGGCACTGGCACGCACATCACGGACGCATCTAGAAGGCATCCGGCAGACGGGTTTCGTCCCCTGAAATAAATTAGCCCCGACAGCCGTTTCCCGGGCGGCTGACGGGGCAATGAAAATTTCTGCTCGCAACAACGTCTAGAAATCGCATTTCGTAACGTAAGTAAACAGTTCGTTAAATTTAACCTTAAGATTTAAATCTGCTTGTAATCTTGCAAGATGATTAACGTTTCGCCACGTGCGCGGCAGAAATTTTTTGCGGCCATCCGCTGCCCAGCATTCTGCATATCGCTGGCTCGACCCCAGTTGACGCGCTGCCGCCATCCTGGTCCGGCGGCAGCGAAAAACGACTGGTGAAAACGTTGATGGTTCTGACGCTTGTATCAAAATGATACGAAAAGCTGTGAATTTTAGAGTTTTCCAGGGAAGGGATGTACGCCTTGCGGGTTTTGCAGACGGTGGGGGAGTAGAACAGACGGGTTTGGGGCCTGTCAGTTCGCTCAAATGCAAGGCCGGTTCGCCGGCTTGTGTCGAACCAGGTGGATGTCGGGCAAACAGACTGTGAATCTCTCAACGATACGTACTGTGGCAGACAGCGTATTTGACTATCGGTTTCTCGTGCTGAAGCACGTGGGAACCATGCTTTTCCGGGATGTTTTTGTCGGCCGGGATTGCGCCGTTAGTCTTGCGCCGGGCGGGATTGATCTAAGCGGATCTTCGCTCCAAGCAGCAACGGCGGCTTCACGGGACAAAAAGGTCAGGCCTTCAGATACCGGTTCCATATGGCGCATCTCCGAAGAAGATGATGTGTCCTGTAAGGCGCGCGCGTCGTCGCTGTTAGACGCACGTGCCTGGTGTCACTCCAGAATGGAAAAAACAGCGTTTCTCAAAGAAAACAGAACCGAAGATCGCGACATCTGTGCCGGTGAACTCCGCCAGGCGGATGAACCGTTTGTCGCGGCAAAGAGAGAACGAAACTCCATGAAACCACTAATGCGGCAGACATTGAAAGACTGTGGGCAAGATCGGATCAGTCCGGAAAGTATGATCCTCGTCGGAACGTCAATGCTGACAGTGCGAACTGACAGCGTTGCCAAGAAGAATTGCGGGGGGCTTTGATATGAGCCTCGCGCTTGACTATGAAATTGTGCACCTGCGTGAACAACTCGAGCAAAAAGAGGCCAGAATTGCCGAGTTGGAGCGTTTGATTGCGGACCAGCAGGTCGTCTTTCCACCAGGTTGGGATCTGACACGTATCCAGACCCGCATCCTGAGATTTCTGTTGAAGCGGAACTTCGCCAACAGGGAGCAGATCCATGCTTTCCTCTACGCGGACCGGGATGATGGCGGGCCGGAACTTGAAAATGTGCGCGTGCACATTTGCCTGCTTCGCAAGAAGCTGAAACCGTATGGCGTGAATATCAGCTGGCTGGTCGGCATGGGCTACAGGCTCGACGATGAGACCAAGGAAAAGATCAGGTCTGCGTCCACGCGTCCCGAGTGAAAAACATCGACGGGCACCTGACTGGCGGGCGTGCACCGGCACGCCCGTGCGCACTTATGTCCGCAGTTAACCTTACCAGCTAAAATACAACTTAAAACTGAGCAATTCGTATTGCCTGTTTCGCGTGTATCGCATACCACCGCTAGAGCTTAACATTTTATTAATTAAAGCTTGAGGTTGAAATGCGGTTCGTGTTGAAGAATTTTCATATAATTGTTTTCGCTTGTGTTTCGCTGCTTTCCGCTGCCTGGATTGCAACCGAGCCGGGGCGCGCGGAGAAGATTGCTCGCCCTCTGGTGGAAGACGCGCGCGAGGTCAAAATGCTGGCGACGGGTGCGTATCGTGAGTTGCGCGGCTTCAACTGGCGCGCGGCCTGCGACGAATTCGTAACCATGTATGTCACGGCGATGCGCATGCCTTCGCTGGTGTTCGAGAGACTTGCCGATCGGCTGGACAAGTTCAATGATGACATCTCCAGGCGGGCTGACGGAACGCTGCGGCTGACACCGGAAGCGGAGACGGAAAGACAACTGGCTTTCGGTCACGCAGATGCCATGGCGAGCGCAATGCCTTGACCGACGCCGATGCACATGGTCGCTAGGGCGAGTTTGCCGCCGCGGTTTTTCAGTTCAAACGCGGCGGAACCTGTAATACGCGCTCCGGACATGCCGAGCGGATGTCCAAGCGCAATGGCACCGCCATTCGGGTTGAGCGTGTCGCTGTCTTCGGGCAAACCGAGATCCCTGCACACGGCAACGGCCTGCGCTGCGAATGCCTCGTTCAATTCCACGATGTCGAATTCACCCGGTGAAAGGCCAAGACGCTGGCAGAGCTTGCGTGTTGCCGGGGCAGGGCCGATGCCCATGATTCTGGGCGGTACACCCGCGGTCGCGCCACCCAGAAAACGGGCGACGGGAGTCAGGTTGTATTTGCCGACCGCGGTCTCGGATGCCAGCAAAAGAGCGGCTGCGCCGTCGTTGACACCGGATGCATTCCCGGCGGTTACGGTCCCGTTTTCCCGGAACGGTGTCTTGAGTGCGGCGAGCGCTTCGCGCGTCGTACCATGTCTGGGGTGCTCGTCCTGCGAGAACAGAACCGGGTCGCCTTTTCTTTGCGGTATCATGACAGGGACGATTTCTTCTGCCAGACGACCGTTTTTCTGCGCAGCTTCGGTTTTCCGCTGGCTATTGAAGGCGAAATCGTCCTGATCCGAGCGCGACACGGAGAAATCTTCAGCGACATTCTCCGCCGTTTCTGG
This region of uncultured Roseibium sp. genomic DNA includes:
- the puuE gene encoding allantoinase PuuE; this encodes MNDTYPRDMVGYGRTPPDPKWPGGAKLAVQFVLNYEEGGENNILHGDSASEAFLSEIVGAQPWPGKRHWNMESIYEYGSRAGFWRLWRLFTERSLPVTVFGVATALMRNGEAVAAMKEADWEIASHGLKWIEHGDMEEAEERRQIRQAIRIHEEVTGARPLGWYTGRCSMQTQKLVQEEGGFLYDSDSYADDLPYWVDGPDGDHLVIPYALDTNDMRFASAQGFNSGDQFFAYLKDAFDTLYDEGRRGAPKMLNVGLHCRLVGRPGRVAALAGFLDYIASHADVWITRRIDIAWHWHAHHGRI
- a CDS encoding helix-turn-helix domain-containing protein, whose protein sequence is MSLALDYEIVHLREQLEQKEARIAELERLIADQQVVFPPGWDLTRIQTRILRFLLKRNFANREQIHAFLYADRDDGGPELENVRVHICLLRKKLKPYGVNISWLVGMGYRLDDETKEKIRSASTRPE
- the pcaF gene encoding 3-oxoadipyl-CoA thiolase, whose translation is MHHVFLCDYVRTPIGRYGGGLSSVRADDLGAIPIEALTERNRDMDWAHLDDVFFGCANQAGEDNRNVARMSALLAGLPETVPGLTFNRLCGSGMDAVMTAARAIKAGEMDVAIAGGVESMSRAPLVMPKADSAFSRKAEIYDTTIGWRFVNPLLKRQYGIDSMPETAENVAEDFSVSRSDQDDFAFNSQRKTEAAQKNGRLAEEIVPVMIPQRKGDPVLFSQDEHPRHGTTREALAALKTPFRENGTVTAGNASGVNDGAAALLLASETAVGKYNLTPVARFLGGATAGVPPRIMGIGPAPATRKLCQRLGLSPGEFDIVELNEAFAAQAVAVCRDLGLPEDSDTLNPNGGAIALGHPLGMSGARITGSAAFELKNRGGKLALATMCIGVGQGIALAMASA